One region of Ornithinibacter aureus genomic DNA includes:
- a CDS encoding OmpA family protein, whose amino-acid sequence MTTVRSTLRSIGAATAVAALLVAGSPASSGTAAAADEIPILGQALTMGTVTAGPPAVVTVHGVQRVDNATIVYWSLGIPDGSQAKFAASYFGPSTLLFRSKRTGVNQSDVTLTDGTAGLTYRPMEPTGKFRTCVCGPSTTMTDLTPRQAQVIWSAVAPLPAGVATVDVTIAEQVIPNVPVGDGPLLPLAENQEAPFVLGMGWPEPDPELLATARTSQPAAFELTQRVSNIEQSVTTSTGEVALAADVLFAKNSATLTAKGTKTVADAAAQIKATETGKALTVTGHADSDGSNSYNQSLSEKRAKAVAAALAEALGGGYTITAVGKGETEPIASNKTTAGKAKNRRVSITYTEGQ is encoded by the coding sequence GTGACGACCGTTCGCTCCACCCTGCGCTCGATCGGGGCCGCCACCGCCGTGGCTGCCCTGCTCGTCGCGGGATCACCCGCCTCATCCGGCACGGCCGCAGCCGCCGACGAGATCCCGATTCTCGGCCAGGCACTCACGATGGGGACGGTCACCGCCGGACCTCCTGCGGTGGTGACGGTGCACGGGGTCCAACGGGTCGACAACGCCACGATCGTCTACTGGTCACTCGGCATCCCCGACGGTTCGCAGGCGAAGTTCGCCGCGTCCTACTTCGGCCCGTCCACGCTGTTGTTCAGGTCGAAGCGAACGGGTGTCAACCAGTCGGACGTGACACTGACCGACGGGACCGCTGGTCTCACCTACCGCCCGATGGAACCGACCGGCAAGTTCAGGACCTGCGTGTGCGGCCCGTCCACCACGATGACTGATCTCACTCCGAGGCAGGCTCAGGTCATCTGGTCCGCCGTGGCTCCACTGCCTGCGGGCGTCGCGACGGTCGACGTGACCATCGCGGAGCAGGTCATCCCGAACGTCCCCGTGGGAGACGGCCCCCTGCTGCCCTTGGCGGAGAACCAGGAGGCGCCGTTCGTCCTCGGCATGGGGTGGCCCGAGCCCGACCCCGAGCTATTGGCCACGGCGCGCACGTCGCAGCCCGCGGCCTTCGAGCTCACCCAGCGCGTGTCCAACATCGAGCAGAGCGTCACGACCTCCACCGGCGAGGTCGCCTTGGCTGCGGACGTGCTGTTCGCCAAGAACTCCGCGACCCTGACGGCCAAGGGCACGAAGACGGTCGCCGATGCCGCCGCGCAGATCAAGGCAACCGAGACCGGCAAGGCCCTGACCGTGACGGGTCACGCGGACTCCGACGGCTCGAACTCCTACAACCAGTCATTGTCGGAGAAGCGGGCGAAGGCCGTCGCGGCGGCGCTCGCCGAGGCCCTCGGCGGTGGATACACCATCACGGCCGTCGGCAAGGGCGAGACCGAACCGATCGCGTCGAACAAGACCACTGCGGGCAAGGCCAAGAACCGCCGAGTCAGCATCACCTACACCGAAGGACAGTGA
- a CDS encoding SGNH/GDSL hydrolase family protein: protein MPGERPRDAAVRSRGVPRGGHTTERGSAGLEYGGIIAAAALVVAAVLFGIVQGDLARHTTNAVCRIFLGEGCEDTAQSVQTALEKALSGDYVALGDSFASGEGAGDYHDGTNYDNRDDWDPGNWGDDSHNRCRRSTSSYAEQTYASPEFDFAGGFTAVYCSGATQTDLDNPNGSNDGEGPQLDALTEDTSLVTMSIGGNDLGFGAVLQDCVLNGGSGVPFTDGCQAKWDEKLDQRLEDLKPELVALYTRMREKAPNARIVIMGYPRLFNDPPSQELNNMLFSEDQVWMNGKADQLNAMLREACREAGVEFIDPTQAFLGHGVGAPDGEQWINDLDWGGPGLAVTDPGSFHPNAQGHAAMAALLAEQLRNPRYP from the coding sequence ATGCCAGGTGAGCGGCCCCGCGATGCGGCAGTGCGCAGCCGTGGTGTGCCACGAGGGGGGCACACCACGGAGCGGGGTTCCGCCGGGCTCGAGTACGGCGGGATCATCGCGGCTGCTGCGCTCGTCGTCGCCGCGGTGCTGTTCGGCATCGTCCAGGGTGACCTGGCCAGGCACACGACGAACGCCGTGTGCCGGATCTTCCTCGGCGAAGGGTGTGAGGACACCGCGCAGAGCGTGCAGACGGCGCTCGAGAAGGCGCTGAGCGGTGACTACGTGGCCCTCGGCGACAGCTTCGCCTCGGGAGAGGGCGCGGGGGATTACCACGACGGTACGAACTACGACAACCGTGACGACTGGGACCCGGGCAACTGGGGCGATGACTCGCACAACCGGTGCCGGCGCTCGACCTCCTCCTACGCCGAGCAGACCTACGCCTCGCCCGAGTTCGACTTCGCGGGTGGCTTCACGGCGGTCTACTGCTCGGGCGCGACCCAGACCGACCTCGACAACCCCAACGGCAGCAACGACGGCGAGGGCCCACAGCTCGACGCCCTCACCGAGGACACCTCGCTCGTCACGATGTCGATCGGTGGGAACGACCTCGGCTTCGGTGCCGTGCTCCAGGACTGCGTGCTTAACGGCGGGAGTGGTGTCCCGTTCACGGACGGTTGCCAGGCCAAGTGGGACGAGAAGCTCGACCAGCGCCTGGAGGACCTGAAGCCCGAGCTCGTCGCGCTCTACACCCGGATGCGCGAGAAGGCGCCCAACGCCCGGATCGTCATCATGGGATACCCCCGACTGTTCAACGACCCGCCCAGTCAGGAACTCAACAACATGCTCTTCAGTGAGGACCAGGTGTGGATGAATGGCAAGGCTGACCAGCTCAACGCCATGCTCCGCGAGGCCTGTCGTGAGGCCGGGGTGGAGTTCATCGACCCCACCCAGGCCTTCCTCGGCCACGGGGTCGGTGCGCCCGACGGCGAGCAGTGGATCAACGACCTCGACTGGGGAGGGCCGGGCCTGGCCGTCACCGATCCTGGCTCCTTCCACCCCAACGCCCAGGGGCACGCGGCCATGGCCGCCTTGCTCGCCGAACAGTTGCGCAACCCGAGGTACCCGTGA
- a CDS encoding transglycosylase family protein → MTLQTVPGRHRSAQSFSVFSELTSVLGQAGLSGARVAATVGVAGGLMAAGSAIPANAAPAKASAVTAAAPAAAPAVAPAAVPAATKAYLTVTLRKGNSNYGQNKTLQRRLNALGAKLAVDGRFGPKTLAAVTKYQRSKGLVVDGIVGPKTRKALKLAKAGSAPAAASRSTSRTGINLARAAMWDRIAKCESGGRWSINTGNGYYGGLQFDYRTWLSVNGDDFAPRADKASRAEQITVANRLYAKRGLQPWGCRHAA, encoded by the coding sequence ATGACTCTTCAGACCGTTCCCGGGCGCCACCGATCCGCCCAGTCGTTCAGCGTGTTCTCCGAGCTGACCAGTGTCCTCGGCCAGGCCGGCCTGTCCGGCGCCCGGGTCGCCGCGACCGTCGGCGTTGCCGGAGGCCTCATGGCCGCCGGCTCCGCGATCCCTGCGAACGCCGCCCCGGCGAAGGCCTCGGCCGTCACGGCGGCCGCACCCGCCGCCGCTCCTGCGGTAGCACCGGCCGCGGTGCCCGCCGCGACCAAGGCCTACCTGACGGTCACCCTGCGCAAGGGCAACTCGAACTACGGGCAGAACAAGACCCTCCAGCGGCGTCTGAACGCTCTGGGCGCCAAGCTCGCGGTCGACGGGCGCTTCGGCCCCAAGACGCTCGCGGCGGTCACGAAGTACCAGCGCTCCAAGGGGCTGGTGGTCGACGGGATCGTCGGTCCCAAGACCCGCAAGGCCCTCAAGCTCGCCAAGGCCGGTTCGGCGCCGGCCGCGGCCTCGCGTTCGACCTCGCGCACCGGCATCAACCTGGCCCGGGCCGCCATGTGGGACCGGATCGCCAAGTGCGAGTCCGGCGGCCGGTGGAGCATCAACACCGGCAACGGCTACTACGGCGGTCTGCAGTTCGACTACCGCACCTGGCTGAGCGTCAACGGTGACGACTTCGCGCCGCGGGCCGACAAGGCCTCGCGCGCCGAGCAGATCACCGTCGCGAACCGGCTGTACGCCAAGCGCGGCCTCCAGCCGTGGGGTTGCCGCCACGCCGCCTGA
- a CDS encoding OmpA family protein, translated as MTTIRSSLRSIGAATAVGAVLLVGMPAGSSAAGTSAADEVPILGQAFTMGTVQSGPPAVVTVHGVRRVEGATILYWSLGVPVDSPVDNELSFLGPATSSFYAGNVGPTMGDAALTDVTGAQVYRPLVTTEKFAPCACSPVSSLLKVKPGQASVMWTALAPLPEGVTTVDVTVAEQVVPDVTVEEGLLLPVASEQEPVIVGMGWPEVDMNLVGTSTPQDPESYSLVGRVSDLERAVTTSQGEVSLASDVLFAKNSATLTAKGVATVAKAAAQIKASEAGTALTVTGHADSDDSEDYNQALSERRAKAVAAALTKELGSGYSITAVGKGETQPIASNATAAGKAKNRRVSITYTEGQ; from the coding sequence GTGACGACCATTCGCTCAAGCCTGCGCTCGATCGGGGCCGCCACTGCGGTGGGGGCCGTGCTCCTCGTGGGGATGCCCGCCGGGTCGAGTGCCGCGGGGACATCCGCCGCCGACGAGGTCCCGATCCTCGGCCAGGCCTTCACCATGGGGACGGTGCAGTCCGGACCTCCCGCCGTCGTGACGGTCCACGGCGTCCGCCGGGTGGAGGGGGCCACCATCCTGTACTGGTCCCTGGGTGTCCCCGTCGACAGCCCGGTGGACAACGAGTTGTCGTTCCTCGGCCCCGCGACGTCCTCGTTCTACGCAGGCAATGTCGGGCCGACGATGGGCGACGCCGCTCTCACCGACGTCACCGGCGCGCAGGTCTACCGCCCCCTTGTCACCACCGAGAAGTTCGCACCGTGTGCGTGCTCACCCGTGTCGTCCCTGCTCAAGGTCAAGCCCGGTCAGGCCTCCGTCATGTGGACGGCCCTCGCGCCGCTCCCCGAGGGCGTCACGACAGTCGACGTGACCGTCGCTGAACAGGTGGTCCCGGACGTCACCGTCGAGGAGGGCCTGCTCCTGCCCGTGGCCAGCGAGCAGGAACCCGTCATCGTCGGCATGGGTTGGCCCGAGGTGGACATGAACCTCGTCGGCACGTCCACCCCCCAGGACCCGGAGTCCTACTCCCTCGTGGGGCGCGTCTCCGACCTCGAGAGGGCCGTGACGACCTCGCAGGGTGAGGTGTCCCTGGCCTCCGACGTGTTGTTCGCGAAGAATTCCGCGACGCTGACCGCCAAGGGTGTCGCCACGGTGGCCAAGGCCGCGGCGCAGATCAAGGCCAGTGAGGCCGGCACGGCCCTGACCGTCACCGGCCACGCCGACTCCGACGACTCCGAGGACTACAACCAGGCGCTTTCCGAACGGCGGGCCAAGGCGGTGGCCGCGGCACTGACGAAGGAGTTGGGCTCCGGGTACTCGATCACGGCAGTCGGGAAGGGCGAGACCCAGCCGATCGCCTCGAACGCGACAGCTGCGGGCAAGGCGAAGAACCGCCGCGTCAGCATCACCTACACGGAGGGGCAGTGA
- a CDS encoding inositol-3-phosphate synthase, which produces MGSIRVAIVGVGNCASSLVQGVHYYRDADPTQTVPGLMHVTFGDYHVRDVEFVAAFDVDDKKVGKDLAEAINASENNTIKIADVPTSGVTVQRGVTLDGLGKYYRETIDESAAEPVDVVAALRDAKVDVLVSYLPVGSENADKFYAQCAIDAGVAFVNALPVFIASDPEWAAKFEEAGVPVIGDDIKSQVGATITHRVMAKLFEDRGVALDRTYQLNVGGNMDFKNMLERERLESKKVSKTQAVTSNLEGSLAGKVHDKNVHIGPSDYVAWLDDRKWAYVRLEGRAFGDAPLNLEYKLEVWDSPNSAGIIIDAIRAAKIAKDRGVGGALLSASSYLMKSPPEQRPDDVGRAKLEAFIAGTEER; this is translated from the coding sequence ATGGGTTCCATCCGCGTCGCCATCGTCGGCGTCGGTAACTGTGCGTCCTCGCTCGTTCAGGGCGTGCACTACTACCGTGACGCCGACCCGACCCAGACCGTCCCCGGTCTGATGCACGTCACCTTCGGTGACTACCACGTGCGCGACGTGGAGTTCGTCGCCGCGTTCGACGTCGACGACAAGAAGGTCGGAAAGGACCTCGCCGAGGCCATCAACGCCTCCGAGAACAACACCATCAAGATCGCGGACGTGCCCACCAGCGGCGTCACCGTCCAGCGTGGCGTCACCCTCGACGGCCTCGGCAAGTACTACCGCGAGACCATCGACGAGTCGGCCGCCGAGCCGGTCGACGTCGTCGCCGCCCTGCGCGACGCGAAGGTCGACGTCCTCGTCTCCTACCTCCCCGTGGGGTCGGAGAATGCCGACAAGTTCTACGCCCAGTGCGCGATCGACGCCGGTGTCGCCTTCGTCAACGCCCTGCCCGTGTTCATCGCGTCCGACCCCGAGTGGGCCGCGAAGTTCGAGGAGGCCGGCGTCCCGGTCATCGGTGACGACATCAAGAGCCAGGTCGGCGCGACCATCACGCACCGCGTCATGGCCAAGCTGTTCGAGGACCGCGGCGTCGCCCTGGACCGCACCTACCAGCTCAACGTCGGTGGGAACATGGACTTCAAGAACATGCTCGAGCGCGAGCGCCTCGAGTCCAAGAAGGTCTCCAAGACCCAGGCCGTGACCTCGAACCTCGAGGGCTCCCTCGCCGGCAAGGTCCACGACAAGAACGTGCACATCGGCCCGTCGGACTACGTCGCGTGGCTCGATGACCGCAAGTGGGCGTACGTCCGCCTCGAGGGTCGCGCCTTCGGTGACGCCCCGCTGAACCTCGAGTACAAGCTCGAGGTCTGGGACTCCCCGAACTCGGCCGGCATCATCATCGACGCCATCCGCGCGGCGAAGATCGCCAAGGACCGCGGCGTCGGTGGCGCCCTGCTCTCGGCCTCGTCCTACCTCATGAAGTCCCCGCCGGAGCAGCGTCCCGACGACGTCGGTCGCGCCAAGCTCGAGGCCTTCATCGCGGGTACCGAGGAGCGCTGA